The proteins below are encoded in one region of Salvelinus fontinalis isolate EN_2023a chromosome 10, ASM2944872v1, whole genome shotgun sequence:
- the LOC129863487 gene encoding 5-hydroxytryptamine receptor 2A-like, protein MTMPESTTVFFNLSFPVEWNQSDSRPETPDKEKNWPALLILMVIFFTVVGNILLILAVSLERKLQNATSFFLRSLAVADMLVGFLVMPVSLINILYDYVWPFPRPLCPVWIYLDVLFSTASIMHLCAISLDRYVGICNPIQHSRSNTLSKAKAKIALVWTISIVISTPIPVIGLYDEGKVFANGTCVLNEHSFVLVGSFVAFFVPLVIMVVSYCLTVRVLQHQASDFLHGGQASINRSALLRITPRSPARDSLRLLKQDPAPEAFPAVGSSDVSVSQASLQPISSAGRQEPGGAGMAQSIKNERRASMVLGVVFFLFLIMWCPFFITNVLSVLCEDSIISLCNKPMLAVLLKVFVWVGYVSSGVNPLVYTLFNRTYRQAFHRYLQCIYHSPPAKSTKSISVNTVTPILCSKDANDCSCNSHNEHKVEMKGRMGLEREGTGSGMLEKLASVCPTTAEEVSCV, encoded by the exons ATGACTATGCCAGAGAGCACTACGGTTTTCTTTAATCTGAGCTTCCCCGTGGAGTGGAATCAGTCTGACTCCAGACCGGAGACACCTGACAAGGAGAAGAACTGGCCTGCTCTGCTCATCTTAATGGTCATCTTCTTCACTGTGGTGGGCAACATCCTGCTCATCCTAGCTGTGTCTCTGGAGAGGAAGCTGCAGAATGCCACCAGCTTCTTCCTGCGCTCCCTTGCTGTGGCAGACATGCTTGTGGGGTTTCTCGTCATGCCGGTCTCACTGATCAACATTCTCTATG ACTACGTGTGGCCCTTCCCCAGACCCCTCTGTCCCGTCTGGATCTACCTAGACGTGCTGTTCTCCACAGCATCCATCATGCACCTGTGTGCCATCTCACTGGACCGCTATGTGGGCATCTGTAACCCCATCCAACATAGCCGCTCCAACACCCTCTCCAAGGCCAAGGCTAAGATCGCCCTTGTCTGGACCATCTCCATAG tgatCTCCACACCCATCCCTGTGATTGGCCTGTATGACGAGGGGAAGGTGTTTGCCAACGGGACCTGTGTACTGAACGAGCACAGCTTCGTCCTGGTTGGCTCCTTCGTAGCCTTCTTTGTCCCTCTGGTCATCATGGTGGTCAGCTACTGTTTGACTGTACGTGTTCTGCAGCACCAAGCTTCTGACTTCCTGCATGGAGGCCAGGCTTCAATCAACCGTTCGGCCCTACTCAGGATCACCCCAAGGTCCCCTGCAAGGGACAGTCTCCGTCTCCTCAAACAGGACCCTGCCCCTGAGGCCTTTCCAGCTGTTGGTTCCTCTGACGTTTCCGTCTCTCAAGCCTCCCTTCAACCCATCTCTTCAGCAGGGAGACAGGAGCCAGGGGGAGCTGGCATGGCTCAATCAATCAAAAATGAGAGGAGAGCCTCCATGGTCCTGGGTGTGGTGTTTTTCCTCTTCCTGATTATGTGGTGTCCATTCTTCATCACCAACGTGCTGAGCGTCTTGTGTGAGGACTCGATAATAAGCCTGTGCAATAAGCCCATGTTGGCAGTGCTCCTAAAGGTCTTTGTTTGGGTGGGATATGTCTCCTCTGGTGTCAACCCACTGGTCTACACTCTATTCAACAGGACCTACAGACAGGCCTTCCACCGCTACCTTCAGTGTATCTACCACAGCCCGCCAGCCAAGAGCACCAAGAGTATTTCTGTTAATACAGTCACGCCTATTCTATGCAGTAAAGATGCCAACGACTGTAGCTGTAACAGCCACAATGAGCATAAAGTGGAAATGAAAGGAAGAatggggttggagagagagggtaCAGGGTCTGGGATGCTTGAAAAGTTGGCCAGTGTCTGTCCCACCACCGCTGAGGAAGTCAGCTGTGTCtga